A stretch of Myroides oncorhynchi DNA encodes these proteins:
- a CDS encoding GbsR/MarR family transcriptional regulator, translated as MQYDQDLVDLFQDFCAHHELVYHLSPLTAQIYTYIMFNNNRDGVTFDELVERLNASKSSVSTSLNLLISNNQIEHFNKIDERKRFFRLNPNYMTLRLQIIRDVLEREHALSLRLIKCVDEGTLKANNCNNKMELYINHLEKSKNHIGDTIEKLKSTN; from the coding sequence ATGCAATACGACCAAGATTTAGTAGATTTATTCCAAGACTTCTGTGCACATCATGAGCTTGTTTACCATCTGTCACCTCTCACAGCACAGATATATACATACATCATGTTTAATAATAACAGAGATGGCGTGACTTTTGATGAGTTAGTTGAAAGATTAAATGCAAGTAAGAGTTCAGTTTCTACTAGTTTGAATCTGCTAATATCAAATAATCAGATTGAGCATTTCAATAAAATTGATGAAAGAAAAAGGTTTTTTAGGTTAAACCCTAATTATATGACTTTAAGATTACAAATAATACGAGATGTCTTAGAACGAGAACATGCTTTAAGCCTAAGACTAATCAAATGTGTTGATGAAGGTACCTTAAAAGCAAACAACTGCAATAATAAAATGGAACTATACATAAACCATTTAGAAAAAAGCAAGAATCACATCGGAGATACAATAGAAAAATTAAAAAGTACAAATTAA
- a CDS encoding mechanosensitive ion channel family protein, producing the protein MDLKNLFSTVLEYELYASKSITITIGTLLFIAFTLMITNVGLRLLRKAFIRTATPDVAARLRSVFNFINYFIYLIMFFFILNVVGINISMFLTTSAALFVGLGFALQDIFRDLIAGIYILFDKTLNVGDVIDVKGEVGRVRAINLRCTIVETRNLKSIVIPNRKLIDDIMSNWTHEDPVVRAKIEVGAFIGTDVELVKSVLLSCVENNEEVLKDPHPIVFIDSFGESSIRFYLYYFIDNAFDNDRIASSIRFEIDKKFKLNSIELPVPVLKLNKIE; encoded by the coding sequence ATGGATTTAAAAAACCTTTTTTCTACTGTATTAGAATATGAGTTATATGCTAGTAAGTCTATAACTATCACTATTGGTACACTGTTGTTTATCGCTTTTACGTTAATGATTACTAATGTAGGATTAAGATTGTTAAGAAAAGCATTTATTCGAACAGCTACTCCTGATGTAGCAGCTCGTTTAAGGAGTGTATTTAACTTTATAAATTACTTCATTTATCTTATTATGTTCTTTTTTATTTTGAACGTAGTAGGGATTAATATAAGTATGTTTTTAACTACTTCTGCTGCTTTATTTGTTGGTCTTGGTTTTGCATTGCAAGATATCTTTAGAGATTTAATTGCTGGCATTTATATCTTATTTGATAAGACGCTTAATGTGGGTGATGTAATTGATGTTAAAGGTGAAGTTGGAAGAGTTAGAGCGATTAATCTTAGATGTACTATTGTGGAGACACGTAATCTAAAATCAATAGTTATTCCTAATAGAAAATTGATTGATGATATTATGAGTAACTGGACTCATGAAGATCCTGTTGTACGTGCAAAGATTGAAGTCGGAGCTTTTATAGGGACAGACGTAGAGTTGGTTAAATCTGTATTGCTATCTTGTGTAGAGAATAATGAAGAAGTATTAAAAGATCCTCATCCAATTGTGTTTATTGATAGCTTTGGAGAATCATCTATTCGTTTCTACTTGTATTATTTTATAGATAATGCATTCGACAATGATCGTATAGCGAGTAGTATTCGCTTTGAGATAGATAAGAAGTTTAAACTTAATAGTATTGAACTACCTGTACCTGTATTGAAGTTAAATAAGATAGAATAA
- a CDS encoding glycoside hydrolase family 25 protein, with the protein MASNKSNSNPMSAVGARPKRKTPIKRKPTKKNEGNTNTWNQIKWVVIITFFVGIGIWFGISFKEGIRYFFNGDSKIEGKSLFDVRTVEVLNRHNDMLVGFDVSHYQGVIDWKVVDSVAGKASLDFVFIRATMGKDGRDKAFKLNWKGARANHFIRGAYHYYRPDENSTEQAENFIKNVKISEGDFPPVLDIEDMPKEQSMENLRKGLQNWIKLVETHYKVKPILYSGENFYTHHLKEWFPDYVLWIANYNFFVEEIKPEWHFWQFTEKGIIEGIDGKVDLNIYNGSKADIRDLLVP; encoded by the coding sequence ATGGCATCTAATAAATCAAACTCAAATCCTATGTCAGCTGTGGGAGCTAGACCTAAGAGGAAAACTCCTATTAAACGTAAACCTACAAAGAAAAATGAAGGTAATACTAATACTTGGAATCAGATCAAGTGGGTCGTTATTATAACTTTTTTTGTAGGAATAGGTATTTGGTTTGGTATTAGTTTTAAAGAGGGTATTCGCTATTTTTTTAATGGAGATAGTAAGATTGAAGGTAAGTCTCTTTTTGATGTGCGGACAGTTGAAGTCTTGAATAGACATAATGATATGTTAGTTGGGTTTGATGTTTCTCATTACCAAGGAGTGATAGATTGGAAAGTTGTTGATTCAGTTGCTGGTAAAGCATCATTAGATTTTGTATTTATTCGCGCTACTATGGGGAAAGATGGAAGGGATAAAGCGTTTAAATTAAATTGGAAAGGAGCTAGAGCAAATCATTTTATACGTGGGGCATATCACTATTACCGTCCTGACGAAAACTCTACTGAACAAGCTGAGAACTTTATAAAAAATGTCAAAATATCTGAGGGTGATTTTCCTCCTGTTTTAGATATCGAAGATATGCCTAAAGAGCAGTCTATGGAAAATCTTAGAAAAGGTCTTCAGAACTGGATTAAACTTGTTGAGACTCATTATAAGGTAAAGCCTATACTTTATTCTGGAGAGAATTTTTATACCCATCATCTTAAGGAATGGTTTCCTGATTATGTTTTATGGATTGCTAATTATAATTTTTTTGTAGAAGAGATTAAACCCGAGTGGCATTTTTGGCAATTTACTGAGAAAGGAATAATCGAAGGAATTGACGGTAAAGTGGATTTGAATATTTACAATGGAAGCAAAGCTGATATACGAGATCTATTAGTGCCATAA
- a CDS encoding ABC transporter permease codes for MSHSSKSYTQIALQRFKKDFWGVLCFWIIICMTVIATFAYYFIPDDSKNANAGDLALRSQSPGFKVTSIVMPTTINRTWSELWFGKEEATKFIPISTYKIENDTIYYINYSSQPQLEDVKKIALSQFGNTKESNIIKEKKYWLGTDNQGRDYLSRLVIGARVSLSIGFVAVMISLAIGITLGAIAGYFGGRIDAFILWLINVFWSIPTLLLVIAITLALGKGFWQVFIAVGLTMWVEVARVVRGQVISVKEQQYVTAAHALGYSNFRIITKHILPNCMAPVIVISAANFASAILVESGLSFLGLGTQVPTPSWGAMIKENYNYILLGKPYLALLPGFAMFILVISFMLIGNALRDALDVRK; via the coding sequence ATGTCTCATTCAAGCAAATCATATACGCAAATTGCGCTCCAAAGATTCAAAAAAGATTTTTGGGGCGTTTTGTGTTTTTGGATAATAATCTGTATGACTGTAATTGCTACATTTGCCTACTACTTCATACCTGACGATTCTAAGAATGCAAATGCAGGAGATCTAGCACTCCGATCACAGTCTCCTGGTTTCAAAGTTACTTCTATAGTTATGCCAACTACTATTAATAGGACGTGGAGTGAACTATGGTTCGGAAAGGAAGAAGCTACTAAGTTTATACCTATCTCAACCTACAAGATAGAGAATGACACTATTTATTATATAAACTATAGTAGCCAACCGCAATTAGAAGATGTGAAGAAAATTGCCTTAAGTCAATTTGGCAATACTAAAGAATCTAATATCATTAAAGAGAAAAAATACTGGTTAGGGACAGATAACCAAGGAAGAGATTATCTAAGTCGCCTAGTTATAGGGGCACGTGTATCATTATCTATCGGCTTTGTAGCTGTAATGATATCACTTGCTATAGGAATAACATTAGGGGCAATAGCAGGCTACTTTGGTGGTAGAATAGACGCCTTTATTCTATGGTTAATTAATGTGTTTTGGTCTATACCAACTCTCCTATTAGTAATAGCCATTACACTAGCGTTAGGAAAAGGCTTCTGGCAAGTATTCATTGCTGTAGGACTAACCATGTGGGTAGAAGTCGCACGTGTAGTAAGAGGTCAAGTAATCAGTGTAAAAGAACAACAATATGTTACAGCAGCACATGCTTTAGGCTATTCTAACTTTAGAATTATCACTAAACATATCCTTCCTAACTGTATGGCTCCTGTTATTGTAATATCAGCAGCTAATTTTGCTTCAGCAATACTAGTCGAAAGTGGCTTGAGCTTCTTAGGATTAGGAACACAAGTACCTACTCCAAGCTGGGGAGCCATGATTAAAGAAAACTATAATTACATACTATTAGGTAAACCATATCTAGCCCTTTTACCAGGTTTCGCTATGTTTATTCTAGTAATAAGTTTTATGTTAATAGGAAATGCTCTTAGAGACGCACTAGACGTAAGAAAATAA